AGAATAGGTTACCCCCAATTTCTCTAGCGTGGGTTGGTACAATTTTGTAATTTCCCTAGAGCATGCATAGATCGTGAAACAAAGCTGGTTATCCAGTAACAAGTGCGGATCGGGTTCAGGGATATGATTCATTGTTAATTCATCTTTCATAACTTGATATCACCTACCTCTTCTTCATTAATTCTAGCATATTCATGCCAATGTTTCATGTTAATTGTTATAAATATACCCATAACACATTATATTTACGTAATTTAAATTGTGTAAAATACAAATAAAATAACTCACTTGACAACATCATACAATGGTTCTACAATTTGTCTAATATTATCATTTCCGAAAAAATGGAAGCACCTTTTTTCTAATGCGACATGATGCCCTAATCTATGTCATAAACAGAAAAGAGGTTTTTTGTTATGTACGGTAAAATGCATAGTGCGTGTCTATATGGAATTGACGGGGTTATTATCGAAGTAGAGGTAGATTTGTCCAATGGTCTTCCACAGACTTCTATCATTGGCCTACCCGATTCAGCCATCCGAGAAGCTGTCGAACGCGTACGAGCTGCCATTAAAAATTGTGGGTTTCGTTTCCCCATGCAAAGAGTTACGATCAACCTTGCTCCTGCAGATTTACGAAAAGAAGGATCGGCCTTTGATCTTGCTATTGCCCTTGGGATTCTTGTCACGAGTAATCAACTTATTCTTCCAACAGAGATCAAATTGTTAATCATTGGTGAGCTTGCCCTAGATGGAAGTCTAAGACCTGTAACAGGTGTCTTATCTATGGTGGATCGAGCTAAGCGAGAAGGATTCCATGGTGTACTTCTTCCCCACGAGAATGCAGCAGAAGCGGCACTTATCGCGGGGATACATATATATAGCCTTACGCATCTACAGCAATTACTTTACCAGAGCGCACCTAGACCTAAAGGATCAAGAAAAGAAAGCGACGACCCTATGGTTCTATCCTCGTTAAGTTTTCTAGAAGTTACCCCCAGTCTATCTTACTCCGCCGCCAATATTAACAACGGTCTCAACAAATATGAAGATTACTCCGACGTCTTAGGCCAACAACATGTTAAACGCGCGCTAACGATTGCTGCTGCTGGGATGCATAATATATTGTTAATCGGTCCTCCGGGTACAGGAAAGACGATGCTCATCAAGCGTTTACCGACTATACTCCCTTCTTTAACAGAACAAGAAGCATTGGATACAACCAAAATATTCAGTGCTGCCGGTAAGTTAAAGGAAACGGATACCGGACTGCTCCATCGGCGTTCCTTTCGCTCTCCACACCATACGATTTCTCCAGGTGGATTAATTGGAGGTGGCACCATTCCGAAGCCAGGTGAAGTTAGTCTCGCTCACCGCGGTATTCTATTTCTAGATGAATTACCAGAATTTTCACGCAACGTACTTGAAGTATTACGACAACCTTTAGAAGATCGATCTGTAACGATTAGCAGGGCCAAAGCTGTCATCACATTCCCTGCACATTTTCTGCTTGCTGCGTCGATGAATCCTTGTCCGTGCAGATAACACCTCAGGCATGAGTGTAATGAAGAAGACATCACTGAATATATTGGGCTCAGGAGCCAAAGTCAACAAGACTCCTGGTGATCGTATTCGTTATGCACGTAAATCAGAGTACTTAACTATCAGGGAATTAGCTACTAAAACAGGATTAACACCTGAAGCCATTAGCATGATGGAAAGGAATACCCATCCCCCATCCCTAAGCAGTCTACGAAAGATATCTATTGTATTGAAAAAGCCTATCCATTTTTTGGGCTGCTATGAAGATATGAATGAAGAAACATTGGGAGATCAAATCAAAAAGGCCAGATATTATAAAGGTCTGACCTTGGAAGAGGCTGGAGAGCACTTTGGTGCCGATGTAAAGACAATTAGAAGCTGGGAGACAAATAGAAGAAGACCATCCAATAGACATATTAATGAAGTAAAATTATTTGTTGATATAATAGTGATATTAAAACTGTAATCTTTAGATTGAATGTGTACTGCTGATGTTTCTTTTTTGTTATATAGCACAAAAAAATCGCCCCTTCACAGATCATGCGTAGGGGCGATTTTTTTGTTTTCTATATTATATAGCGGTAAAAGTCTTTTTAATAAACGCTCCAGATGGGTCCATGGCATATCCAGTTCCGTAACATGGAGACGCTGGATTTCCTTGAATACCATAATAAACGCTGTACCATACCTTATGATATGTTGTATAGAGTTCAGCGTGCAGTCTTTGCTTAGCAGGAACAGGTGTATTACTCTCCCAAGTCGATGTATCTTTTCTGCCAATCGTAAATTTAACAGCTGCACTTATAATAGAAATATTAGCTCCAAAACTACCATCATATGAACCAGAAACCTCTTGGCTCACAGTTTGCTTAAAAGTATCAGGTCCATCAATAACGTAATCTCTAAATAATGTAGCTGAGGAATAATGGCCATGACCCAAGTCGTTTGTCTTAACCCAATAAACACTAGCAGCTAGTGGAGATAGGGAATCCGTAATTGGAAACAGGGAAGGAACAGGTGTATTTGGTATATATTCATATTCTATTCTTAGTGGAACTTCATCCAATCCCTCGTCTTCTGCAATTTGTTTTAATTGCGCTTCGTCAGTAATAGAATATGTACTGCCAGTGTCTTTCAAATTTGATTGAATTGAGCTAGGAATTGGCACTCGAAGAGGATAGGGATCTGGTGTGGATGCCATTAGAGATTTTGTTTGGTCATCGGTGGACGTTCCTGGTGATGCAAAGGCAACTGAACTAACTGTCAAGCAAAGTGCTAGAGACAAAATACCAGAAGATAATGCTTTTTTAATTTTCATTCTATCAACCTCCATAT
The nucleotide sequence above comes from Paenibacillus sp. IHBB 10380. Encoded proteins:
- a CDS encoding helix-turn-helix transcriptional regulator, which translates into the protein MKKTSLNILGSGAKVNKTPGDRIRYARKSEYLTIRELATKTGLTPEAISMMERNTHPPSLSSLRKISIVLKKPIHFLGCYEDMNEETLGDQIKKARYYKGLTLEEAGEHFGADVKTIRSWETNRRRPSNRHINEVKLFVDIIVILKL